Proteins from a genomic interval of Vanacampus margaritifer isolate UIUO_Vmar chromosome 4, RoL_Vmar_1.0, whole genome shotgun sequence:
- the ist1 gene encoding IST1 homolog isoform X1 encodes MVPGGFKSERLRVNLRLVINRLKLLEKKKTELAQKARKEISEYLSSGKDERARIRVEHIIREDYMVEAMEILELYCDLLLTRFGLIQSMKELDPGLQEAVSTLIWAAPRLQSEVVELKMVSEQLCVKYSKEYGKLCRTNQIGTVNERLMHKLSVEAPPKILVERYLIEIAKNYNVPYEPDAMVRPEVGSHEDLIDMNNDKKFGGGRGGGGGGGGGFTAPAMPMPMPMPMPMPMPMPMQAPFNYPTPKGEPFNPAVGAYNSFPHGVGGGQPPQLPTSPPTYESIDDIKNSLPSQSIGPSSRIYDNNALPELPSVPDTLPANSLGGNTTTSDDIDFDDLTRRFEELKKKT; translated from the exons ATGGTGCCAGGAGGCTTCAAATCTGAGAGGTTAAGGGTCAACCTCCGGCTTGTCATCAACCGACTCAAGCTCCTTGAGAAAAAGAAGA CCGAGCTCGCTCAAAAGGCTCGGAAGGAGATTTCGGAATACCTGTCATCAGGAAAAGATGAGCGGGCGCGAATCCGCGTGGAGCACATCATCCGAGAAGACTACATGGTTGAAGCCATGGAGATCCTGGAGCTTTACTGCGACTTGCTTCTGACACGCTTCGGCCTCATTCAGTCTATGAA GGAGTTGGATCCAGGATTACAAGAGGCAGTGTCTACTCTTATCTGGGCAGCTCCTCGGCTTCAGTCAGAGGTGGTTGAATTAAAAATG GTGTCAGAACAGCTGTGTGTAAAATATAGCAAGGAGTATGGCAAGCTGTGCAGGACAAACCAGATTGGAACAGTCAACGAAAGg CTGATGCACAAACTGAGTGTGGAGGCTCCCCCCAAGATTTTGGTGGAGCGCTACCTGATTGAGATAGCCAAGAACTACAATGTGCCGTATGAACCCGACGCCATGGTCCGG CCTGAAGTGGGTTCCCATGAAGACCTGATTGACATGAACAATGACAAGAAGTTTGGTggcggaagaggaggaggaggtggaggaggaggaggtttcACTGCTCCTGCCATGCCAATGCCAATGCCAATGCCCATGCCCATGCCCATGCCCATGCCCATGCAGGCACCATTCAATTATCCAACTCCCAAAGGA GAACCGTTCAATCCAGCCGTTGGAGCTTACAACAGTTTCCCGCACGGCGTGGGAGGAGGGCAGCCCCCTCAGCTGCCCACTTCTCCCCCCACATACGAGTCT ATTGATGATATAAAAAACTCTCTTCCTTCCCAGTCCATAG GTCCCTCATCACGAATATATGACAACAACGCTCTCCCAGAACTTCCTTCGGTCCCAGACACACTCCCGGCAAACTCCTTGGGCGGGAATACCACCACTTCGGATGACATCGACTTTGACGACCTAACGCGACGCTTTGAGGAGCTGAAGAAGAAGACTTAA
- the ist1 gene encoding IST1 homolog isoform X2 yields MVPGGFKSERLRVNLRLVINRLKLLEKKKTELAQKARKEISEYLSSGKDERARIRVEHIIREDYMVEAMEILELYCDLLLTRFGLIQSMKELDPGLQEAVSTLIWAAPRLQSEVVELKMVSEQLCVKYSKEYGKLCRTNQIGTVNERLMHKLSVEAPPKILVERYLIEIAKNYNVPYEPDAMVRPEVGSHEDLIDMNNDKKFGGGRGGGGGGGGGFTAPAMPMPMPMPMPMPMPMPMQAPFNYPTPKGEPFNPAVGAYNSFPHGVGGGQPPQLPTSPPTYESVSHPTPPIHDPSLLPTDGQTDRTGQGRAGHHSGKSYSLSFCY; encoded by the exons ATGGTGCCAGGAGGCTTCAAATCTGAGAGGTTAAGGGTCAACCTCCGGCTTGTCATCAACCGACTCAAGCTCCTTGAGAAAAAGAAGA CCGAGCTCGCTCAAAAGGCTCGGAAGGAGATTTCGGAATACCTGTCATCAGGAAAAGATGAGCGGGCGCGAATCCGCGTGGAGCACATCATCCGAGAAGACTACATGGTTGAAGCCATGGAGATCCTGGAGCTTTACTGCGACTTGCTTCTGACACGCTTCGGCCTCATTCAGTCTATGAA GGAGTTGGATCCAGGATTACAAGAGGCAGTGTCTACTCTTATCTGGGCAGCTCCTCGGCTTCAGTCAGAGGTGGTTGAATTAAAAATG GTGTCAGAACAGCTGTGTGTAAAATATAGCAAGGAGTATGGCAAGCTGTGCAGGACAAACCAGATTGGAACAGTCAACGAAAGg CTGATGCACAAACTGAGTGTGGAGGCTCCCCCCAAGATTTTGGTGGAGCGCTACCTGATTGAGATAGCCAAGAACTACAATGTGCCGTATGAACCCGACGCCATGGTCCGG CCTGAAGTGGGTTCCCATGAAGACCTGATTGACATGAACAATGACAAGAAGTTTGGTggcggaagaggaggaggaggtggaggaggaggaggtttcACTGCTCCTGCCATGCCAATGCCAATGCCAATGCCCATGCCCATGCCCATGCCCATGCCCATGCAGGCACCATTCAATTATCCAACTCCCAAAGGA GAACCGTTCAATCCAGCCGTTGGAGCTTACAACAGTTTCCCGCACGGCGTGGGAGGAGGGCAGCCCCCTCAGCTGCCCACTTCTCCCCCCACATACGAGTCTGTAAGTCACCCAACTCCTCCCATCCATGACCCCTCCCTGCTCCCCACAGATGGACAGACGGACAGGACAGGGCAGGGCAGGGCAGGGCATCACTCAGGGAAGAGTTATTCACTTAGCTTTTGCTATTAA
- the pkd1l3 gene encoding polycystin-1-like protein 2 isoform X3 has translation MAPHIYNIVDLLLEAANELMRMETEAGEPTDESRHKFILYLLKGTQNLTPEFALENMGIISQIIDCSISILDISMNKCDIQTNPNPTSLFEDMFEIFRTISVLLGSATSQSIVIKYLTGTIYQSSHNPEDLSNAILGSVEIGEFVIMPPYSILQSHIGQNERIIAQMATFSVNPHPTDHISGTVCSIFLSDGESDIELANLTEMIEIFMPRPVTPTMINHTVILEENAKVVTVVNVSDPTMSICVRVEPSGNMSLILTLSQVSPPNSSYFANMTILNQTEGYQWIITPEMLQQSPGEWHISSELFNSTWEPGITLSISTFMTKCMYWSIDRQTWSTDGCQVGKQSTPRQTHCLCNHLTLFGGSFFVMPNYVDITRTAELFSTVSQNYVVLSLLCAFFGLYLVTLLWACYADRRSLSRRKMTLLEDNHPCAQYNYLISVQTGQRKNAGTTANVTMTLIGSEGQSDAHHLTDPDKPVFERGAVDLFMLATPFPLGNVQNIRLQHDNSGGHPSWYINRVIIQDLQTERVWHFFGDCWISSDRGDGMTKKIFNAAKNNEVSCFRNIFQSRTSTGFRDEHIWVSIVNPPSRSPFTRVQRVSCCMSLLLCTMAINIAFWNIPEDEDSPVVFSIGSLHITWQDIMVGVESGLLMFPINILIITIFRSIKPRIVSKTEKSSSEETLRPRLVTMATILKETEEVVSLVSRSQRNKMAQMYRLESTADLFSALSRVHEFIHLMQGESESDLHWVYCSKFLLAALGRLLMCLEKLDGKNFPSPQNYTQALDLTNLLVRKADMVFSSHLACCPPPVKKKKASSGCWLPWWCVLLGWLLLISLSGVSTFFTLLYGFYYGKAKSIKWIMSLGLSLFQSIFILQPLKVIGVAVFFALLLKPVAVEETEEIQQVLSEQEEKCRRFSMGGGGEF, from the exons ATGGCTCCCCATATTTATAACATTGTAGACCTCCTTTTG GAAGCTGCCAATGAACTCATGCGAATGGAAACAGAGGCCGGAGAGCCAACAGATGAAAGTAGG CACAAATTCATTCTGTATTTGTTGAAAGGCACTCAAAATCTGACACCTGAATTTGCCCTTGAAAACATGGGCATAATCAGTCAAATCATTGACTGCAGCATTAGCATCCTTGACATCTCCATGAACAAATGTGACATCCagaccaaccctaaccctact TCCCTATTTGAGGATATGTTTGAGATCTTTCGGACCATTTCAGTGCTGCTGGGTTCAGCAACATCACAGAGCATTGTCATCAAGTACTTAACGGGTACCATCTATCAGAGCAG TCACAACCCTGAAGATCTCAGTAATGCCATTCTGGGCTCAGTGGAAATTGGTGAGTTCGTCATAATGCCCCCATATTCCATTCTTCAAAGTCACATTGGACAAAATGAAAGGATCATTGCtcag ATGGCTACATTCTCAGTGAATCCCCATCCAACTGATCACATCTCTGGAACAGTTTGCAGCATTTTTCTGAGTGATGGAGAGTCAGATATTGAGTTGGCCAATCTCACAGAGATGATTGAG ATATTTATGCCCCGCCCAGTCACTCCAACAATGATTAACCACACAGTCATACTTGAAGAAAATGCAAAGGTAGTGACCGTGGTCAATGTCTCAGACCCTACGATGTCCATCTGTGTCAGAGTGGAGCCCAGTGGGAACATGTCCTTGATTCTTACACTGTCTCAAGTGTCACCTCCGAATTCGAGCTACTTTGCAAACATGACCATCCTAAATCAAACAG aaGGCTATCAATGGATCATAACCCCAGAGATGTTACAGCAGAGTCCCGGGGAATGGCACATTAGCAGTGAACTCTTTAACTCCACATGGGAGCCAGGCATTACACTGAGCATCAGCACTTTTATGACCAAGTGCATGTACTGGAGCATAGACCGACAGACATGGAGCACTGATGGCTGTCAG GTTGGGAAGCAAAGCACTCCCAGACAAACTCATTGTCTCTGCAACCACCTCACTCTTTTTGGGGGTTCCTTCTTTGTGATGCCGAACTATGTGGACATAACACGCACCGCTGAGTTGTTTAGCACCGTGTCTCAAAACTATGTGGTGCTTTCACTGCTTTGTGCTTTCTTTGGCCTTTACTTGGTCACTCTCTTGTGGGCGTGCTATGCTGACCGCAGATCACTCTCCAGA AGGAAGATGACGCTGCTGGAGGACAATCACCCATGTGCGCAGTACAACTACTTGATCAGTGTCCAAACTGGACAGCGCAAGAATGCAGGGACGACTGCCAAT GTTACAATGACGCTGATTGGCTCAGAAGGACAAAGTGACGCACACCATCTCACGGATCCCGACAAGCCTGTGTTTGAGAGGGGAGCTGTCGACTTGTTTATGCTGGCCACACCCTTCCCATTGGGCAACGTTCAAAACATTCGGCTCCAGCACGACAACTCTGGAGGTCATCCATCATG GTACATAAACAGGGTGATCATACAGGATCTCCAAACTGAACGTGTTTGGCACTTCTTTGGTGACTGTTGGATAAGCAGCGACCGTGGAGATGGTATGACTAAGAAAATATTCAATGCTGCAAAGAACAATGAGGTTTCCTGCTTCAG GAATATATTCCAGAGCAGAACATCAACTGGTTTTAGGGATGAGCATATTTGGGTGTCCATTGTGAATCCACCATCGCGAAGCCCTTTTACTCGGGTTCAACGGGTTTCTTGCTGTATGAGCCTGCTCCTCTGCACCATGGCCATCAATATTGCCTTTTGGAACATTCCAGAGGATGAGGATTCTCCAGTAGTCTTCTCCATTG GCTCACTGCACATTACGTGGCAGGACATCATGGTGGGGGTCGAAAGTGGTCTTCTCATGTTCCCAATTAACATCCTCATCATCACCATATTCCGAAGCATCAAACCTCGCATTGTTTCAAAGACTGAAAAAAGCAGCTCGGAGGAGACATTGAGACCCCGCttggttaccatggcaaccatTCTGAAG GAAACCGAGGAAGTCGTCTCTCTGGTGAGCAGAAGTCAACGGAACAAAATGGCACAAATGTACAGATTGGAGTCCACTGCTGATCTCTTTTCAGCCTTGAGCAGAGTGCACGAATTCATCCATCTAATGCAAG GGGAAAGTGAGAGCGACCTGCATTGGGTGTATTGCAGCAAGTTCCTCTTGGCTGCCCTTGGTCGTCTGCTCATGTGCCTGGAAAAGTTGGATGGAAAGAACTTCCCGAGTCCACAAAACTACACACAAGCACTAGACCTCACCAACCTGCTGGTCCGCAAGGCCGATATGGTCTTCAGCAGTCATTTAGCCTGCTG CCCACCTCCAGTGAAAAAGAAGAAGGCGTCGTCCGGCTGCTGGTTGCCTTGGTGGTGTGTGCTCCTCGGATGGTTACTGTTAATTTCCCTCAGCGGCGTGTCCACTTTTTTCACCTTACTCTATGGTTTTTACTATGGCAAAGCAAAGTCCATCAAGTGGATCATGTCTCTGGGCCTCTCTCTCTTCCAGAGCATTTTTATATTACAGCCTCTCAAG gTGATTGGAGTTGCTGTCTTTTTCGCCCTGTTGCTTAAACCTGTAGCTGTGGAGGAAACTGAAGAAATTCAACAAGTGCTGTCAG aacaagaagaaaaatgcCGGCGGTTttccatggggggggggggggaattctGA